A portion of the Thunnus maccoyii chromosome 20, fThuMac1.1, whole genome shotgun sequence genome contains these proteins:
- the brsk1a gene encoding serine/threonine-protein kinase BRSK1 isoform X3, with protein MSKELSLSQSAQYVGPYRLEKTLGKGQTGLVKLGVHCITGQKVAIKIVNREKLSESVLMKVEREIAILKLIEHPHVLKLHDVYENNKYLYLVLEHVSGGELFDYLVKKGRLTPKEARKFFRQIISALDFCHSHSICHRDLKPENLLLDEKNNIRIADFGMASLQVGDSLLETSCGSPHYACPEVIRGEKYDGRRADVWSCGVILFALLVGALPFDHDNLRQLLEKVKSGVFHMPHFIPPDCQSLLKGMIEVNPEKRLTLETIQKHAWYLGGRNEPCPEQPPPRRVCVRRILSLTELDPDVLDSMHSLGCFRDRVKLTRDLQCEEENQEKMIYYLLLDRKERYPSYEDEDLPPRNDVADPPRKRVDSPMLTRHGRCRPERKSLEVLSVTEQGSPTPPRRALDTAAHSQRSRSVSGASTGLSSSPLSSPRSYQSPVFTFSQSDVTSATATPLTKEPKQGSTTTPRSARAHDKPKAPPHPKTQTLPTKGPADRPHLQPIKSLPLHNPSSRSPSPSPLLSPIPRFFFPSSSVLKSVTKSFYPNSAHSVPQVTPQGSPLPTPLGTPVHHPHHPSSTPPSSSSSSSSSRAEGGGGVGSLSLTPPSSPGGGSGMAASSSAHWRTRLNSFKNNLLGSPRFHRRKLQVPTSEDMSSLTPESSPELAKKSWFGNFIGLEKEEQIFVVIRDKPLSSVKADIVHAFLSIPSLSHSVLSQTSFRAEYKSSGGPSVFQKPVKFQVDIAFSEGERERDRERTEREGRRETGIYSVTFTLISGPSRRFRRVVETIQAQLLSSHDQPMVQALSDPFPDEKNGRPHGTPTRQNSRRSEGGGDRCEWGDRADGGGIGGSGGVLQRRGSAKERTRLLSSNGTQSQP; from the exons ATGAGTAAGGAACTGTCTTTAAGTCAGTCCGCTCAATATGTTGGGCCATATCGACTGGAAAAAACACTGGGAAAGGGACAGACAG GACTGGTCAAGCTCGGGGTCCATTGTATTACGGGTCAGAAGGTAGCGATCAAAATAGTCAACAGAGAGAAGCTGTCTGAGTCAGTCTTGATGAAG GTTGAGAGGGAGATTGCCATTCTGAAACTGATTGAGCATCCGCATGTGTTGAAGCTGCATGATGTTTACGAGAATAACAAATATCT ATACCTGGTGTTGGAGCATGTGTCAGGAGGAGAGCTGTTTGACTACCTGGTAAAGAAGGGCCGGCTAACTCCGAAAGAGGCCAGGAAGTTCTTCAGGCAGATCATCTCTGCTTTGGATTTCTGCCACAGTCACTCCATCTG TCACAGAGACCTGAAGCCTGAGAACCTGCTCCTggatgagaaaaacaacatccGTATTGCTGACTTTGGCATGGCCTCCCTACAGGTGGGAGACAGTCTGTTAGAGACCAGCTGTGG ATCACCACATTACGCTTGCCCTGAAGTCATTCGG GGAGAGAAATATGATGGACGGAGAGCAGATGTGTGGAGCTGTGGGGTCATTCTTTTTGCTCTGCTGGTG GGTGCCCTGCCGTTTGACCATGACAATTTACGCCAGCTCCTGGAGAAAGTGAAGAGCGGGGTGTTCCACATGCCACACTTCATCCCGCCGGACTGCCAGTCCCTGCTCAAGGGCATGATTGAGGTCAACCCTGAAAAGAGGCTCACG CTAGAGACCATCCAGAAACACGCCTGGTATCT GGGTGGTCGTAATGAGCCGTGTCCCGAGCAGCCTCCTCccaggagagtgtgtgtgaggcgAATCTTGTCCCTGACTGAGCTGGACCCAGATGTGTTGGACAGCATGCACTCGCTGGGCTGTTTCAGAGACCGAGTCAAGCTCACACGTGATTTGCAATGTGAAGA AGAAAACCAGGAGAAGATGATCTATTACCTACTGCTGGACAGGAAAGAGCGCTACCCCAGCTATGAGGATGAGGACTTGCCTCCGCGCAATGACGTAG CAGACCCTCCTCGAAAGCGCGTGGACTCTCCGATGCTGACGCGCCATGGACGCTGCCGCCCTGAGAGGAAGAGCCTGGAGGTGCTGAGTGTTACTGAACAGGGGTCTCCCACCCCACCTCGCAGGGCCCTGGACACAGCTGCACACAGCCAGAG GTCTCGCTCAGTCAGTGGAGCGTCCACTGGTCTTTCCTCCAGCCCTCTCAGCAGTCCCAGG TCCTATCAAAGCCCCGTCTTCActttcagccaatcagacgTCACCTCTGCCACCGCTACGCCCCTCACAAAGGAGCCCAAACAGGGAAGCACCACTACTCCTCGCTCAGCACGGGCTCATGACAAGCCCAAAGCTCCCCCCCATCCAAAGACCCAGACCCTGCCCACCAAGGGACCTGCCGACCGACCCCATCTGCAGCCCATCAAATCCCTGCCTCTGCACAACCCATCCTCCCGCTCACCCTCCCCTTCTCCGCTCCTTTCACCTATACCCCGTTTCTTCTTCCCTTCGTCCTCTGTCCTTAAGTCAGTGACTAAGAGCTTCTACCCAAACTCTGCCCACTCTGTGCCGCAGGTCACTCCCCAGGGCTCTCCGTTGCCCACACCCTTGGGCACCCCTGTCCACCACCCTCACCACCCTTCCTCCACCCCGCCCTCTTCTTCCTCGTCCTCGTCCTCCTCGCGGgcggagggagggggaggggtgggCTCATTGTCGCTGACACCGCCCTCCAGCCCAGGTGGGGGAAGCGGCATGGCGGCCAGCAGCTCTGCCCACTGGAGGACTCGCCTCAATTCTTTCAAGAATAATCTGCTGGGCTCACCCCGATTCCATCGCCGTAAACTGCAAG TTCCCACATCAGAAGACATGTCTAGTCTAACACCAGAATCCAGCCCTGA GCTGGCTAAGAAGTCGTGGTTTGGGAACTTCATCGGCCTGGAGAAAGAGGAGCAGATCTTTGTGGTGATCAGAGACAAACCTCTGAGTTCTGTCAAAGCTGACATTGTCCACGccttcctgtct ATCCCGTCACTCAGTCACAGCGTCCTCTCCCAGACCAGCTTCCGGGCCGAGTACAAGTCCTCCGGCGGCCCTTCCGTCTTCCAGAAGCCCGTCAAGTTCCAGGTGGACATTGCCTTCTCCGAGGGCGAGAGGGAGCGGGACAGGGAGAGGAccgagagggagggaaggagggagacgGGAATCTACAGCGTGACATTCACCCTCATATCAG GTCCAAGTCGCAGGTTCAGACGAGTGGTGGAAACGATTCAAGCCCAGCTTCTCAGCTCCCATGATCAACCCATGGTGCAAGCCCTATCTG ATCCCTTCCCAGATGAGAAGAACGGCCGGCCCCACGGGACCCCCACCCGCCAAAACTCGAGGCGCTCCGAGGGTGGGGGCGACAGGTGTGAGTGGGGCGACCGAGCAGATGGCGGAGGCATAGGAGGCAGCGGGGGAGTTCTGCAGCGCAGAGGCTCGGCAAAAGAGAGAACCCGACTGCTGTCCTCCAATGGAACCCAATCTCAACCATAG
- the brsk1a gene encoding serine/threonine-protein kinase BRSK1 isoform X4, whose translation MSKELSLSQSAQYVGPYRLEKTLGKGQTGLVKLGVHCITGQKVAIKIVNREKLSESVLMKVEREIAILKLIEHPHVLKLHDVYENNKYLYLVLEHVSGGELFDYLVKKGRLTPKEARKFFRQIISALDFCHSHSICHRDLKPENLLLDEKNNIRIADFGMASLQVGDSLLETSCGSPHYACPEVIRGEKYDGRRADVWSCGVILFALLVGALPFDHDNLRQLLEKVKSGVFHMPHFIPPDCQSLLKGMIEVNPEKRLTLETIQKHAWYLGGRNEPCPEQPPPRRVCVRRILSLTELDPDVLDSMHSLGCFRDRVKLTRDLQCEEENQEKMIYYLLLDRKERYPSYEDEDLPPRNDVADPPRKRVDSPMLTRHGRCRPERKSLEVLSVTEQGSPTPPRRALDTAAHSQRSRSVSGASTGLSSSPLSSPRSYQSPVFTFSQSDVTSATATPLTKEPKQGSTTTPRSARAHDKPKAPPHPKTQTLPTKGPADRPHLQPIKSLPLHNPSSRSPSPSPLLSPIPRFFFPSSSVLKSVTKSFYPNSAHSVPQVTPQGSPLPTPLGTPVHHPHHPSSTPPSSSSSSSSSRAEGGGGVGSLSLTPPSSPGGGSGMAASSSAHWRTRLNSFKNNLLGSPRFHRRKLQVPTSEDMSSLTPESSPELAKKSWFGNFIGLEKEEQIFVVIRDKPLSSVKADIVHAFLSIPSLSHSVLSQTSFRAEYKSSGGPSVFQKPVKFQVDIAFSEGERERDRERTEREGRRETGIYSVTFTLISGPSRRFRRVVETIQAQLLSSHDQPMVQALSDEKNGRPHGTPTRQNSRRSEGGGDRCEWGDRADGGGIGGSGGVLQRRGSAKERTRLLSSNGTQSQP comes from the exons ATGAGTAAGGAACTGTCTTTAAGTCAGTCCGCTCAATATGTTGGGCCATATCGACTGGAAAAAACACTGGGAAAGGGACAGACAG GACTGGTCAAGCTCGGGGTCCATTGTATTACGGGTCAGAAGGTAGCGATCAAAATAGTCAACAGAGAGAAGCTGTCTGAGTCAGTCTTGATGAAG GTTGAGAGGGAGATTGCCATTCTGAAACTGATTGAGCATCCGCATGTGTTGAAGCTGCATGATGTTTACGAGAATAACAAATATCT ATACCTGGTGTTGGAGCATGTGTCAGGAGGAGAGCTGTTTGACTACCTGGTAAAGAAGGGCCGGCTAACTCCGAAAGAGGCCAGGAAGTTCTTCAGGCAGATCATCTCTGCTTTGGATTTCTGCCACAGTCACTCCATCTG TCACAGAGACCTGAAGCCTGAGAACCTGCTCCTggatgagaaaaacaacatccGTATTGCTGACTTTGGCATGGCCTCCCTACAGGTGGGAGACAGTCTGTTAGAGACCAGCTGTGG ATCACCACATTACGCTTGCCCTGAAGTCATTCGG GGAGAGAAATATGATGGACGGAGAGCAGATGTGTGGAGCTGTGGGGTCATTCTTTTTGCTCTGCTGGTG GGTGCCCTGCCGTTTGACCATGACAATTTACGCCAGCTCCTGGAGAAAGTGAAGAGCGGGGTGTTCCACATGCCACACTTCATCCCGCCGGACTGCCAGTCCCTGCTCAAGGGCATGATTGAGGTCAACCCTGAAAAGAGGCTCACG CTAGAGACCATCCAGAAACACGCCTGGTATCT GGGTGGTCGTAATGAGCCGTGTCCCGAGCAGCCTCCTCccaggagagtgtgtgtgaggcgAATCTTGTCCCTGACTGAGCTGGACCCAGATGTGTTGGACAGCATGCACTCGCTGGGCTGTTTCAGAGACCGAGTCAAGCTCACACGTGATTTGCAATGTGAAGA AGAAAACCAGGAGAAGATGATCTATTACCTACTGCTGGACAGGAAAGAGCGCTACCCCAGCTATGAGGATGAGGACTTGCCTCCGCGCAATGACGTAG CAGACCCTCCTCGAAAGCGCGTGGACTCTCCGATGCTGACGCGCCATGGACGCTGCCGCCCTGAGAGGAAGAGCCTGGAGGTGCTGAGTGTTACTGAACAGGGGTCTCCCACCCCACCTCGCAGGGCCCTGGACACAGCTGCACACAGCCAGAG GTCTCGCTCAGTCAGTGGAGCGTCCACTGGTCTTTCCTCCAGCCCTCTCAGCAGTCCCAGG TCCTATCAAAGCCCCGTCTTCActttcagccaatcagacgTCACCTCTGCCACCGCTACGCCCCTCACAAAGGAGCCCAAACAGGGAAGCACCACTACTCCTCGCTCAGCACGGGCTCATGACAAGCCCAAAGCTCCCCCCCATCCAAAGACCCAGACCCTGCCCACCAAGGGACCTGCCGACCGACCCCATCTGCAGCCCATCAAATCCCTGCCTCTGCACAACCCATCCTCCCGCTCACCCTCCCCTTCTCCGCTCCTTTCACCTATACCCCGTTTCTTCTTCCCTTCGTCCTCTGTCCTTAAGTCAGTGACTAAGAGCTTCTACCCAAACTCTGCCCACTCTGTGCCGCAGGTCACTCCCCAGGGCTCTCCGTTGCCCACACCCTTGGGCACCCCTGTCCACCACCCTCACCACCCTTCCTCCACCCCGCCCTCTTCTTCCTCGTCCTCGTCCTCCTCGCGGgcggagggagggggaggggtgggCTCATTGTCGCTGACACCGCCCTCCAGCCCAGGTGGGGGAAGCGGCATGGCGGCCAGCAGCTCTGCCCACTGGAGGACTCGCCTCAATTCTTTCAAGAATAATCTGCTGGGCTCACCCCGATTCCATCGCCGTAAACTGCAAG TTCCCACATCAGAAGACATGTCTAGTCTAACACCAGAATCCAGCCCTGA GCTGGCTAAGAAGTCGTGGTTTGGGAACTTCATCGGCCTGGAGAAAGAGGAGCAGATCTTTGTGGTGATCAGAGACAAACCTCTGAGTTCTGTCAAAGCTGACATTGTCCACGccttcctgtct ATCCCGTCACTCAGTCACAGCGTCCTCTCCCAGACCAGCTTCCGGGCCGAGTACAAGTCCTCCGGCGGCCCTTCCGTCTTCCAGAAGCCCGTCAAGTTCCAGGTGGACATTGCCTTCTCCGAGGGCGAGAGGGAGCGGGACAGGGAGAGGAccgagagggagggaaggagggagacgGGAATCTACAGCGTGACATTCACCCTCATATCAG GTCCAAGTCGCAGGTTCAGACGAGTGGTGGAAACGATTCAAGCCCAGCTTCTCAGCTCCCATGATCAACCCATGGTGCAAGCCCTATCTG ATGAGAAGAACGGCCGGCCCCACGGGACCCCCACCCGCCAAAACTCGAGGCGCTCCGAGGGTGGGGGCGACAGGTGTGAGTGGGGCGACCGAGCAGATGGCGGAGGCATAGGAGGCAGCGGGGGAGTTCTGCAGCGCAGAGGCTCGGCAAAAGAGAGAACCCGACTGCTGTCCTCCAATGGAACCCAATCTCAACCATAG
- the brsk1a gene encoding serine/threonine-protein kinase BRSK2 isoform X6: MSKELSLSQSAQYVGPYRLEKTLGKGQTGLVKLGVHCITGQKVAIKIVNREKLSESVLMKVEREIAILKLIEHPHVLKLHDVYENNKYLYLVLEHVSGGELFDYLVKKGRLTPKEARKFFRQIISALDFCHSHSICHRDLKPENLLLDEKNNIRIADFGMASLQVGDSLLETSCGSPHYACPEVIRGEKYDGRRADVWSCGVILFALLVGALPFDHDNLRQLLEKVKSGVFHMPHFIPPDCQSLLKGMIEVNPEKRLTLETIQKHAWYLGGRNEPCPEQPPPRRVCVRRILSLTELDPDVLDSMHSLGCFRDRVKLTRDLQCEEENQEKMIYYLLLDRKERYPSYEDEDLPPRNDVADPPRKRVDSPMLTRHGRCRPERKSLEVLSVTEQGSPTPPRRALDTAAHSQRSRSVSGASTGLSSSPLSSPRVTPQGSPLPTPLGTPVHHPHHPSSTPPSSSSSSSSSRAEGGGGVGSLSLTPPSSPGGGSGMAASSSAHWRTRLNSFKNNLLGSPRFHRRKLQVPTSEDMSSLTPESSPELAKKSWFGNFIGLEKEEQIFVVIRDKPLSSVKADIVHAFLSIPSLSHSVLSQTSFRAEYKSSGGPSVFQKPVKFQVDIAFSEGERERDRERTEREGRRETGIYSVTFTLISGPSRRFRRVVETIQAQLLSSHDQPMVQALSGETAYTRTNTNQNEKNGRPHGTPTRQNSRRSEGGGDRCEWGDRADGGGIGGSGGVLQRRGSAKERTRLLSSNGTQSQP; this comes from the exons ATGAGTAAGGAACTGTCTTTAAGTCAGTCCGCTCAATATGTTGGGCCATATCGACTGGAAAAAACACTGGGAAAGGGACAGACAG GACTGGTCAAGCTCGGGGTCCATTGTATTACGGGTCAGAAGGTAGCGATCAAAATAGTCAACAGAGAGAAGCTGTCTGAGTCAGTCTTGATGAAG GTTGAGAGGGAGATTGCCATTCTGAAACTGATTGAGCATCCGCATGTGTTGAAGCTGCATGATGTTTACGAGAATAACAAATATCT ATACCTGGTGTTGGAGCATGTGTCAGGAGGAGAGCTGTTTGACTACCTGGTAAAGAAGGGCCGGCTAACTCCGAAAGAGGCCAGGAAGTTCTTCAGGCAGATCATCTCTGCTTTGGATTTCTGCCACAGTCACTCCATCTG TCACAGAGACCTGAAGCCTGAGAACCTGCTCCTggatgagaaaaacaacatccGTATTGCTGACTTTGGCATGGCCTCCCTACAGGTGGGAGACAGTCTGTTAGAGACCAGCTGTGG ATCACCACATTACGCTTGCCCTGAAGTCATTCGG GGAGAGAAATATGATGGACGGAGAGCAGATGTGTGGAGCTGTGGGGTCATTCTTTTTGCTCTGCTGGTG GGTGCCCTGCCGTTTGACCATGACAATTTACGCCAGCTCCTGGAGAAAGTGAAGAGCGGGGTGTTCCACATGCCACACTTCATCCCGCCGGACTGCCAGTCCCTGCTCAAGGGCATGATTGAGGTCAACCCTGAAAAGAGGCTCACG CTAGAGACCATCCAGAAACACGCCTGGTATCT GGGTGGTCGTAATGAGCCGTGTCCCGAGCAGCCTCCTCccaggagagtgtgtgtgaggcgAATCTTGTCCCTGACTGAGCTGGACCCAGATGTGTTGGACAGCATGCACTCGCTGGGCTGTTTCAGAGACCGAGTCAAGCTCACACGTGATTTGCAATGTGAAGA AGAAAACCAGGAGAAGATGATCTATTACCTACTGCTGGACAGGAAAGAGCGCTACCCCAGCTATGAGGATGAGGACTTGCCTCCGCGCAATGACGTAG CAGACCCTCCTCGAAAGCGCGTGGACTCTCCGATGCTGACGCGCCATGGACGCTGCCGCCCTGAGAGGAAGAGCCTGGAGGTGCTGAGTGTTACTGAACAGGGGTCTCCCACCCCACCTCGCAGGGCCCTGGACACAGCTGCACACAGCCAGAG GTCTCGCTCAGTCAGTGGAGCGTCCACTGGTCTTTCCTCCAGCCCTCTCAGCAGTCCCAGG GTCACTCCCCAGGGCTCTCCGTTGCCCACACCCTTGGGCACCCCTGTCCACCACCCTCACCACCCTTCCTCCACCCCGCCCTCTTCTTCCTCGTCCTCGTCCTCCTCGCGGgcggagggagggggaggggtgggCTCATTGTCGCTGACACCGCCCTCCAGCCCAGGTGGGGGAAGCGGCATGGCGGCCAGCAGCTCTGCCCACTGGAGGACTCGCCTCAATTCTTTCAAGAATAATCTGCTGGGCTCACCCCGATTCCATCGCCGTAAACTGCAAG TTCCCACATCAGAAGACATGTCTAGTCTAACACCAGAATCCAGCCCTGA GCTGGCTAAGAAGTCGTGGTTTGGGAACTTCATCGGCCTGGAGAAAGAGGAGCAGATCTTTGTGGTGATCAGAGACAAACCTCTGAGTTCTGTCAAAGCTGACATTGTCCACGccttcctgtct ATCCCGTCACTCAGTCACAGCGTCCTCTCCCAGACCAGCTTCCGGGCCGAGTACAAGTCCTCCGGCGGCCCTTCCGTCTTCCAGAAGCCCGTCAAGTTCCAGGTGGACATTGCCTTCTCCGAGGGCGAGAGGGAGCGGGACAGGGAGAGGAccgagagggagggaaggagggagacgGGAATCTACAGCGTGACATTCACCCTCATATCAG GTCCAAGTCGCAGGTTCAGACGAGTGGTGGAAACGATTCAAGCCCAGCTTCTCAGCTCCCATGATCAACCCATGGTGCAAGCCCTATCTGGTGAGACTGCTTACACAcgaacaaacacaaaccaga ATGAGAAGAACGGCCGGCCCCACGGGACCCCCACCCGCCAAAACTCGAGGCGCTCCGAGGGTGGGGGCGACAGGTGTGAGTGGGGCGACCGAGCAGATGGCGGAGGCATAGGAGGCAGCGGGGGAGTTCTGCAGCGCAGAGGCTCGGCAAAAGAGAGAACCCGACTGCTGTCCTCCAATGGAACCCAATCTCAACCATAG